The Brachyhypopomus gauderio isolate BG-103 chromosome 17, BGAUD_0.2, whole genome shotgun sequence genome includes a window with the following:
- the plekhh1 gene encoding pleckstrin homology domain-containing family H member 1 — translation MEVMEGSVAGAAVPVPSTAMDWHKRCVALEMQLLRFRLQASKIRQLLAEKMQDLEQRVIEADRRADSAEKQVQIMDEKLKSANVQPTESESSLYRRYQELTNQLQEKDTAIQRLEAQLEKQNLVRAQEAKIIEEKAAKIKDWVTFKLREMEIENQQLKLANLRQTERILLLQDKLQTLLESPTSPGSPRSPDVHLVSTGSPLHPPSCPATPPMQDEGWTPTGLSVPNSATDGRRKPVECLDSVSQNALKRPPLHDRGGGFLKLSPDGGGDAGVAVVTEARKGPGALTTVTRKRGAAGGGSDRDHSSDELNSKFRSQRLRSSSSSSSSSSSSSTYETSGPDGFDTPIGTPKSPPALCAPVSGGCGPQPAPPLLALPSGSCMTLPKVRTPLTPRDSVQLVKKHHSQPQPGPENLHQVNVSIDIGSRACPSPLASVLTLGVEETDIDEGPPESMEDVVDGFSAEAGPHHGTSFLGLAEELEKLDPEAVKPPPPPLHRFPSWESRIYAVAKSGMRVSEPSPGARSTGRGSTVPQYPAAGPVPHLIYKTVSVPVFSTLKGRATQISSTPLLDDDSGSEDDSSSLASLRTSTLGPERKSGTPGSPRAVKRGVSMSSVSSESDYAIPPDAYSLDSDYSEPEQKVQRTSSYSCDSAGPETLEKSGYLLKMGSQVKAWKRRWFILRNGEILYYKSPSDVIRKPQGQIELNSSCRITRGEAAQTFQLITEKKTFYLTADSPNILEEWIRVLQNILKVQASGPVTMETLAKPTVRGWLTKVKHGHSKLVWCALIGKIFYYYRNQDDKFPLGQLHVREARVEEVDRSCDSDEDYEAGGRGLFSSHCTLVVHPKEQSPAYLLIGTKQEKDAWLYHLTVAAGSSASLKVGTEYEQLIGQLLDVDGGLDSPLWKREILCFSKEGLRSPLTTLPSEALQTEALKLFKSCQLFINVLVEAPSIDYHTSLAQSALQVCLTHTELQNEMYCQLIKQTNRRTPNNYSLTQCWQLLSVCVALFLPQHHFLWYLRQYLQRNADPRTEVGKYAVYCQRSMERALQNGEREAKPSRMEILSILLRNPYHHSLPFSIPIHFMNNTYQVVGFDGSTTVEEFVNTLNQRTGMRKPQLCGFALFTDDPSGRDLEHYLQPSAKICDVISKWEQGLKELQPGKYEGTRIVRLTYKSRLRFRAQAKGETERERLLLAYQVNEEVHQGHFPVNKELALEVAALMAQVEHGDLDRALASPSGSAQPKIHQILLQVLERFYPKRYKQDCGTEQLRELAERLTTKWSVLRGCTSGECVRIYLTVARKWPLFGAKLFSAKPLPPSSLEQKQVWLAVSEDGLSLLDTTMHLLVTYPYQSVITFGGCKEDFMVVISQNKEQALGKRTVDKLIFAMAKPKILELTLLMASYINYWGIPAGGSQSQPSALGSRGDGKLWDIDSRHFPSMTYTTKGPTLL, via the exons atggaggtgatggaggggtCTGTGGCGGGTGCAGCCGTGCCCGTGCCCAGCACCGCCATGGACTGGCACAAGCGATGTGTTGCCCTGGAGATGCAGCTGCTACGCTTCCGCCTGCAGGCCAGCAAAATCCGCCAGCTCCTGGCTGAGAAG atgcaggacctggagcagaggGTGATCGAGGCCGACCGGCGTGCCGACAGCGCCGAGAAGCAG GTGCAAATCATGGACGAAAAGCTTAAGTCGGCAAACGTGCAGCCCACTGAATCAGAAAGCTCCTTGTACAGAAGATACCAGGAGTTGACCAATCAGCTGCAGGAAAAAGATACAGCCATACAGAGACTGGAAGCACAGCTGGAAAAACAG AATTTGGTCCGAGCCCAAGAAGCCAAGATTATAGAGGAGAAGGCGGCCAAAATCAAAGACTGGGTTACGTTCAAGCTACGAGAG ATGGAGATTGAGAACCAGCAGTTGAAGCTTGCCAATTTAAGACAGACGGAGCGTATCCTCCTCCTGCAGGACAAACTTCAAA CCCTGCTGGAGAGCCCCACGTCTCCTGGTTCCCCCAGGTCTCCAGATGTCCACCTGGTGTCCACCGGCAGCCCATTGCACCCCCCCAGTTGCCCTGCTACGCCCCCTATGCAGGATGAGGGCTGGACACCCACAGGCCTTTCTGTGCCCAACTCTGCTACAG ATGGTAGGAGGAAGCCGGTGGAGTGTTTGGACTCGGTCTCCCAGAATGCATTGAAACGCCCTCCTCTTCATGACCGGGGAGGTGGCTTCCTCAAGCTCAGCCCAGACGGAGGTGGTGATGCTGGTGTTGCCGTGGTGACGGAGGCGAGGAAGGGGCCTGGGGCTTTAACCACAGTCACGCGGAAGAGAGGGGCGGCGGGTGGAGGCTCGGACCGAGATCACTCCTCCGACGAGCTCAACAGCAAATTCCGCTCCCAGCGCCttcgctcctcctcctcctcttcgtcctcctcctcgtcttcctctaCCTATGAGACCTCTGGGCCTGATGGCTTCGACACACCTATCGGCACTCCCAAAAGCCCTCCCGCTCTGTGCGCCCCTGTCTCTGGGGGCTGCGGACCTCAGCCTGCCCCCCCCCTGCTGGCGTTACCCTCTGGCTCCTGTATGACCCTCCCCAAGGTACGTACCCCCCTCACGCCTCGCGACAGCGTCCAGCTCGTCAAGAAGCACCACAGCCAGCCGCAGCCGGGCCCGGAGAACCTCCATCAGGTCAACGTGAGCATAGACATCGGCTCCCGCGCGTGCCCCTCACCCCTGGCTTCTGTGTTGACgctgggggtggaggagacCGACATCGATGAGGGACCCCCCGAGAGCATGGAGGACGTGGTGGACGGGTTCTCCGCAGAAGCAGGGCCGCACCACGGAACCTCCTTCCTGGGGTTGgcggaggagctggagaagctgGATCCAGAGGCTGTGaaaccacctcctccaccactgcaCCGCTTCCCTTCCTGG gaGAGCCGTATCTACGCAGTGGCGAAGTCTGGTATGAGAGTGTCCGAGCCGAGCCCTGGAGCCAGAAGCACGGGGAGAG GATCCACCGTGCCTCAGTACCCTGCAGCTGGGCCCGTcccccacctcatctacaaGACCGTCAGCGTACCCGTCTTCTCCACACTGAAAGGA agAGCCACTCAGATCAGCAGCACGCCTCTCCTCGATGACGACTCGGGCTCGGAGGACGACAGCAGCTCGCTGGCCAGCCTGCGCACGTCCACTCTGGGTCCCGAGAGGAAGAGCGGCACCCCGGGGAGCCCGCGGGCCGTGAAGAGAG GTGTGTCCATGTCCTCGGTCAGTTCGGAGAGCGATTATGCCATCCCCCCTGATGCCTACTCACTGGACAGCGACTACTCTGAGCCCGAGCAGAAAGTTCAGCGCACGTCCTCATACTCCTGTGACAGTGCAGGCCCG GAGACTCTGGAAAAGTCTGGTTACCTGCTGAAGATGGGTAGCCAGGTGAAAGCATGGAAAAGACGGTGGTTCATCCTGAGGAACGGGGAGATCCTGTATTATAAATCACCA AGTGACGTGATTCGAAAGCCTCAGGGCCAGATTGAGCTGAACTCTTCCTGTCGGATCACCCGTGGAGAAGCAGCCCAGACCTTccag ttgATCACGGAGAAGAAGACATTCTACCTGACTGCAGACTCCCCGAACATCCTGGAGGAATGGATCAGAGTTCTCCAGAACATTCTCAAGGTCCAGGCTAGTGGACCGGTCACCATGGAGACACTAGCCAAACCCACAGTGCGTGGCTGGCTTACTAAG GTCAAACATGGTCATTCCAAGCTTGTGTGGTGCGCTTTAATAGGAAAGATCTTCTACTACTACCGGAACCAGGATGACAAG TTCCCATTAGGCCAGCTCCATGTTCGAGAGGcacgggtggaggaggtggatcgATCATGTGACTCTGACGAGGACTACGAagcaggtgggcggggcttgttCTCTTCTCACTGCACACTCGTGGTCCATCCTAAAGAGCAAAGCCCCGCCTACCTGCTCATCGGCACCAAACAGGAGAAG GATGCCTGGCTGTACCACCTGACCGTGGCGGCCGGCAGCAGCGCCAGCCTAAAAGTGGGCACCGAATACGAGCAGCTGATTGGCCAGCTGCTAGACGTGGATGGAGGCCTAG ACTCTCCTCTGTGGAAACGAGAGATCCTGTGCTTCAGTAAAGAGGGCCTGCGTTCCCCTCTGACCACACTGCCCTCTGAGGCACTTCAAACGGAGGCCCTGAAGCTCTTTAAG TCATGTCAGCTGTTTATCAACGTGCTGGTGGAGGCTCCCTCCATTGACTACCACACCTCACTGGCCCAGAGTGCATTGCAGGTGTGCCTGACCCACACAGAGCTGCAGAATGAGATGTATTGTCAGCTGATCAAACAGACCAATCGACGGACACCAAACAATTACTCTCTCACACag TGCTGGCAACTGTTGTCGGTGTGTGTGGCCCTATTCCTGCCGCAGCATCACTTCCTGTGGTACCTGAGGCAGTACCTGCAGAGAAACGCTGATCCCAG aactgaGGTAGGGAAGTATGCCGTGTACTGTCAGCGGTCCATGGAGAGAGCGCTACAGAACGGGGAGAGGGAGGCCAAGCCGTCCCGCATGGAGATTCTGTCGATTCTGCTGAGAAACCCGTatcaccactcactccccttcagcATTCCGATCCACTTCATGAACAACAcctaccag GTGGTGGGCTTTGATGGCTCCACCACGGTGGAAGAGTTTGTAAACACGCTGAACCAGAGGACGGGCATGAGGAAACCCCAGCTCTGTGGCTTCGCCCTCTTCACCGACGACCCGTCCGGGAGAGACCTGGAGCACTACCTCCAGCCTTCAGCCAAG ATCTGCGACGTGATCTCCAAGTGGGAACAGGGGCTAAAGGAGCTGCAACCAGGGAAGTACGAGGGGACACGCATCGTGCGTCTGACGTACAAAAGCAG GCTGCGTTTCCGAGCACAGGCTAAAGGGGAAACGGAGAGAGAGCGCCTCCTGCTGGCGTATCAAGTAAATGAAGAAGTGCACCAAGGACATTTTCCTGTCAACAAGGAGCTGGCGCTTGAAGTGGCTGCACTGAtggcccag GTTGAACATGGGGACTTGGACCGGGCGCTGGCGTCTCCCAGTGGTTCAGCCCAGCCCAAGATCCACCAGATCCTTCTGCAGGTTCTTGAGCGCTTCTACCCCAAACGCTACAAGCAGGATTGCGGCACAGAGCAGCTCAG GGAGCTGGCGGAACGTCTGACCACAAAGTGGTCCGTGTTACGGGGGTGCACgtctggtgagtgtgtgaggatcTACCTGACGGTGGCACGCAAATGGCCCCTGTTTGGAGCCAAGCTGTTCAGTGCCAAA CCTCTTCCTCCCTCGTCATTGGAGCAGAAGCAGGTGTGGCTCGCTGTGAGTGAGGATGGCTTAAGTCTGCTAGATACCACCATG cACCTACTGGTCACCTACCCGTACCAGTCAGTGATCACTTTTGGGGGTTGCAAGGAGGACTTCATGGTGGTGATCAGTCAGAATAAAGAACAAGCTTTGGGGAAGAGGACTGTGGATAAGCTCATTTTTGCAATGGCTAAACCAAAG atcCTGGAGCTGACCTTGCTGATGGCCAGCTATATCAACTACTGGGGTATTCCAGCTGGTGGGAGCCAATCACAGCCTTCCGCCCTGGGCTCTCGGGGAGACGGGAAGTTGTGGGATATTGACAGCAGACACTTCCCCTCCATGACTTATACAACCAAAGGGCCCACACTTCTGTGA